The sequence AGACGTTGGTGCTGGAGCAAGACGAGGATGTGGAGATGCAGGAGGCTGGGTGCGTCCTGCTGCCTCAGGCTCCTCCGCTCGCAGATTCGACTGTGCAGAGAGCCCTGGCTGTGCAGAAGGAGATAGTGACTCTGGAATCTGTCTTGGTGGCGCAGCGTGTGGTGAAGGATTTGCAGGAACTTTGTGTTGAGTCCAGGAATGCTGCAGCAGTGCTTAGCTTAGTACAGCCGTGGGAAGCTGATGATGACACTCTAAGGGTCCTCCTTACCAATTTAGTGCTTCCGGAGGATGGGGTGCAAGGAGGAGGGCCAGCACTTGTTCTGTGTTCTGTTTTCCTACCACAGTTACTCGAGCTTCAAAGACCACCTTCATCAGTCCTTTCCGCTGCGTTGGATCTCTGCAAGCGCCACCCAGCCGCAGCACTGGAAGCTGTACTCTTTCCACTGGTTCTTAGGAAGGGTGGGCTAAATGTTCCACAGTGTGATGTGCTAACACGTATTGTCAAGGAATGCATGCATCCACTGCATGTTGCTGCTTTCTGCCATAGGCTGCTTTcaggggaggagcaagagcgGAAGCCAGTCTGTATGTCTCAGCATTACGAGAATGTAGGTACTCATTTGGTCTGGACAGAATCTCTGTTCGCACTATTTTACAGCATCCTCAGTCAAGATATTTGCTTGACACCAAGCACCGTTGGCGAGCTAATTTCTGTCATTGATGAGCGGGCATCAGAGTTCTCAAGGTCATTGAAATTTGGCAACTTTATGCTGTGCTTAGTGTCGAAGTGTTGGCATCAATGTAAGAATCAGAGGGTTTTGCTCGAGAGAGCTGCTGAGAGAACTAATACTTTCCTGACCAAAGCTATATTGGCAAAACTGCGCCCTGCAAGCTGAAGTTAAATGTTAATAACTTGTGAGTCTACATTTCTTCTTCGATGAGCTGATGTTTTAATTCCCTTGAACGGTCTGTTTAATTTGATAGAATTATAGCTATGCATGCACAATGCTTTAACATCTACTACCAACTTTACCATGCAAACCTGAAGACTGGTTCATATACAGAGCGAGTAATTTATTATTTTCTATATGTTAAATCGTAGCATTTAAGattcataattaaataatagCATTGGCATCTTCATAATGAACATGACATTTCAGTGTCTGAAGAAATTCACATGTAATAGTATATTACATTAATTACAGGACTACAGGTAGTGCAAGCTGTTTATTCTTCAAACAGATAAACACTGAAAGTAAAATGCATATCTCAGCACTTCACTGTTCCTTAGAAGCACTACATACAAACACATCTACACAGTGATGCTGTGTTGGTGAACAAGATACTTCTTTGATCTGGGTTTCTGAGATGACTCACTTCAGTATTTCCTTGGTTGTCTGGAACCTTGATACCTTATCACTGAATTTGGTAGTAGAATAGAAATTAAGATAGTCTTCGAAACGATATTGGCTAGGATATGTAAGCTTTGGAGCTGGACAGATAATGGCATCAGCACCAGGGTTATAGAATGTTGCAATAGATAGGCGGCTCCCATTCTTGTTGGGAAGAACCCGATGGCATATGCTCTTGTAGATTCCATTGGTTATCACTTCAATCTGATCCCCAAGGTTTACAAAAATTCTATTGCCTTCTGTTGGAGGTACTGGGATCCACTTACCATCTTTCAGAAACTCCAAACCTGGGACTAACTCATCTTGCAATAGAAGTATGATCCCTCCAGCGTCTGTGTGTTCCCTTAGGCCCATCACAAGCTCTGGATGACTGCACTTGGGATACTTTGCCACCTTGATGCCTACAGAAGGTTTTGAAAATGCCTTCTCGATGTAATCCTTGTCCAACCCAAGATTTTCGCTCATAGCTGCCGCGAGCTGTTCAGCCAATTTGATTACTTCAGCAGCATATTCAACTACTGTTGTTCtgcacatttcattgcatcatGTTAGTTTCCTTACAAATTTGTTATATAGTTTACAGCAGATGATTACCGGACTTGGTAAAATGTTTGACTTCTATTTAAATTTCAAACTTACCTAAGCAGCTTAGGAATATTATGACTGTTTGATTTTGGCTGATGGTGATACATGAAACTGCACTCCCAGTCAACATTTGATGAACCTTTCTCATAACCTCGGATTTTTGCCATCTCCGAACTGAAGAAGTTCTTCTCCATGTCTTGCTCATAGTGTTTGTTCACCAGTCCCTTCATTTTATTCATAAGGTCCTCATTGACCCCATAATTCTCAAGCTGCCATACAGTTTTTCATGCAGATGTTAGAAAAGAAACTGAAATTGTTCTCATCAAGACAATGATGCATATTTTGCCACTTACCCAAAAGAAACCCCATTGCGCACAGGCATTATGGAGGAGTGAAAGTGTCTCTGACCTCTTCTCACCGTACAGCTGATCCATCGTTATCACTGGAATCTCCATTTCCCAAGAAACTGGTGTGTAGCAGTGTAAACAGATGTGTTGTTTGCTCTTCTAGAGTTGGCACGCTACATCTACAGCCGGCCAGGTATTTATAGTGGCCCAGGAGGCCAGGAATGTTGGGAATATCCTTCTCGAGATTGCTAACATGGTTTTGATTGAGAATGAAGGGAACCTTGCTTTCTCATGAGGTTTATGTAGAATCATGTCCAGATGCATGCCACTATTCCCGTGTGATTTAGCTAAGATAGCTATGTGGCATCCTTCGAGGCTCACCAACATGGTTGACCTATGagcaaaacatgctctctattTGTTTATTCTGTTTTACTTCCATATACTAATGAATGTTAATGCCAGTCATCTCACTGATATAACTACTTCCCTGCAAGGTTCACTCTCTCTGGATCGGTTCACCGCCCTGAATCGTGGTAACGATCGCAGATGCTGGGAGGAGTAAAATCTCAACTTTGAGATCTCTTTCAGGTCAGACTAATCATGGCAGTTAGCTTGACTTTGTGATTCAGTGCATGCAGACCTGCGCGCAGGGTCAATCGCGAGGTAGTTAAATTGAATCTGAAACCATTCGCTGCCTTTCATTTTCGTTTGTCGACGCAAGCCTAGATTCTCTCAGAGATTTGCTGGATCATGTTTGCGAATTCTTTAAACGGCGTTACGCTAGTTCTCTGCATGTCAAAATTAGTGCAGGTCCGCTCATCTTTACGCGAACATTGTTAATCTGACAGTTGGTTCCTGATTAACTTATCCACTGTCTTGTTTGTGGGCGTGGCTGAGGGGTTTGGAAGCCGGGCCCGGTTTGATAAATTGCCTGTACAGTTTGCCAGTTTGGTGAAGTGTTTGTCGTTCATGCTCTGTCCAACACTTACTCATGTTGAGAACTTGACAAACGGTTGATGAATCAGGAACTTTTTTTTACTGGATTCCTAAACATCTCCCGAGTAAAATCTATTTCTTCTTATTATCACTCGATTTCTATCTGTTGAATGTATTTTTCAACTCGGCCCATGAGACTACCATAGAGATCGTGATCGTTGCAGCCCACTGCGTCGCTTGGCCGGGAAGCAAGAATGTGTGCATGCGGGCCGATAGCCATGACCACTACTAGCTCTTCGCCAGCAGCTGTCAACCTAGCCGAGCAGACATGCGGCAACTACATTTCCAAACCAACACATGCATGTTGGCCCACAACTACTGCTGGTGGATGTGGCGGTGCTTCTTTATTGTACCTGTTAAATTAGCTGGACACTTTTTGTGCAGATGAGAtttattttgttctttttatttggattggaaaagttagaatgttttgtattttttagatCCGTGGGAGGTTATACAAATCAGTGTATATTTTTCTTTGTAGGATCcaaaaattcaaattgtttttttttgcgaaattcATAATATTGTATTTGGAGTCTAAAGTAACCTTAAATTATTCaaattgtttttttaaattcataATATTTTATTTGGAGTCTAAAGTAACCTTAAATTTATTTtggttgtgtttttttttgtatttttcatgcagggtgtaattttttttaatctgaCGAAATTAGTGGACGAGTTTGTATTGTTTTGTAAGACAAAAGTATTTGTGAGGTGAAATGCAACAAGTTCAGTCTGTTCGGATGGCTGGCTTATTGCGCTGTAGCTACAGTACCTATACATATTGACGAATTGTAGGTACTTGAGTCCGTATAGCTACCTGCCGCTACATTAACCAGCCACTAACAACCGCTACAGTATCACATCCTCTCACAAAACACTATTGAATTAGCTGCTGCAGTAATAAGCCCCAGCCATCTGAACAGAGCCCTTTACTGTCCTTGTTATATTTGCATTGTCAATAATTTTTCTTAACTAAATTTtttgtagtagcaaaatggttgtTTCTGTTTTGCTAGAGTTTTAGATGGACAGGCTTACTGTGGTAGCAGACAAACTAATTGGAAGGGCTCAGACAGCCTTCATAAAAGGGAGATATATCCTTGATGGGGCAATGCTACTCCAAAAAATCATGCATGAGCTCCGAGTGTCAAAAAAGCAAGGGGTGGTGTTTACGATAGTGTAAACTGGAACTTTGTCGAAGAAGTTCTAACTAAGAAAGGTCTTGGGGAGAAAAGCCGACACGGGATCATGAGTACAATTCGAGGAGGGAGAGTATGTGTTAATGTTAATGGGGAAAACGGAAATTACTTCAAGGCTCATAGGGGGCTAAGGCAAGGAGATCCGCTATCTCCCCTCTTGTTCAACTTAACCACAGATGCACTAGACCATATTCTTACGAAGGCCAAaacaaaagggcgaataaaATGGGGTAGTACAAAATCTGGTAGAAGGGGGATTACACACCTACAGTACGCAGACGACACCGTAATCTTGATGGAGAATGATAGCCAGACCTTGATTAATATGAAATTCCTTCTATACTGCTTGCAATGGCTGACAGGGCTTAGAATAAACTACCACAAGTGTGAAGTTGTCATTTTTGGAATGAGTTCTGAACAACAACAAATTGCTAATTTCATGAACTGTAAAGTAGGAAAACTGCCAATGACCTACCTAGGCCTACCCATTAGTGACAAGCATTTAGGGGCTAAAACTTCTGCAGACGTGGAAAACAAAATGCGGAGAAAGCTTTCCAATTGGAAAAGGAAAATGCTTTCAGCTGGGGGTAAATTGATCTTAACTAATTCAACTCTGAGTAGCATTCCTACCTATACCATGGGGATGTATAAACTGGGGGAGGAGGTCTACCATAAAATGGAATCTATCATATCACAGTTCTTTTGGAAAGGGGAAGGAGACAGGTTCAAGTATCATATGGTTAAGTGGGAGCAAATGTGTCTACCAAAAGATTTTAGTGGCTTGGGGATAATCAATAGTAGGATCTTCAATGATGCACTCCTCTTGAAGTGGGTGCGGAGATTGTTAAGGGACAAAGAGGGGGACTTATGCTGTCAGCTTCTCAAAGCAAAGTATTTCAAACACAAGCTGTTTGTAAACAACAGGGTTGTAAACAGCAGGGGTGGGGTTGGATCGCAGTTGTGGAGAGGGATTCATAAAATTAGATACAAGATAAATTTTGGCCTCAAGAAAAAAGTGCTCAATGGGGAGTCCACCTTGTTCTGGGAAGATGTGTGGCTGGGAGAAATTCCCCTAAGATTGGAGTTCCCCAAGCTCTTCCAATATTGCACTAAACAAGGAGCGACAATCTCTGATTTTTGGGCTGAGGGAGAATGGAACATTCCTTTTCGTCGCTCTTTCGGGGCTGAAGAGATAGCTGACTGGGAGATGCTGATGGAGAAACTCCAAGGAGTTAATCTGCAAAGGGGTAAAGATATACCAATTTGGAGTTTTGAAAATTCCGGACAATACACATCGAAATCGATGTACTGTTTCCTTACCTACAGAGGAGTGGTGAATAGAAGGATGGAGAAACTTTGGCACACAAAACGAACTAACCCTAAAACTCAAAATCTTCATGTGGGTGGCGATACAAGGGAGGTTGCAGACTGGGGTTGctctaaaacaaaaaaaagtggAAGGGTGAGGTAAATTGCAGCCTGTGCAACTCCCCAGAATCCGTTGATCGCATTCTTTTCGTGCGTTATGGCCCATTTTGTTTGGGCAAGCTTCAAAGAAGCCTTGGGGTGGGATAGGGTACCACTAACCTCTTTGATCATTGGATTACTTTAGGGTGTCCGGACTACGACATGAAACTCTTTCACTTTGTGATCATTGCTTGGGCGATTTGGGTGACTAGGAACAAAATCAGAATGCAAAAttggtcccccccccccccccccccaccaatcACAATcctatataaaataaaattctTTGTGCAGAAGTGGTCAGTGCTACTGCGGGGCGGGAGAAGCTGGCGTCGTCGTATTCAACCATGGAGCATTGGCTAAAAGATTTTGAAGAGTCAAGGACTCCTCACACTGAAGACTGGTGGTTTTAGCGCTTTTTCTCTCCTTTTGTGTCCGGTTGGGTCTGTGTATAAGGCCAGTTTGCTTCTGTCGCTCTTGTCGCTGTGTTTTTCATCTGAGGGAGCTACGTGCTCTAGGCAAGTTGTTTTGTTTCTTGAGCGTTCTTTATGTGTTGGTGTCCCCAACGAAGTCTGTATCCAAGTTTTATTCGCTTTCTATAAAAGCAgactttcaaaagaaaaaacaagaacaaTAATACTATCAATGCAGTATGCAATCGGAAGACCgtatgtctctctctctctctctctctgaacaAAGACCGTATGTATCTCTGCGCTACAATAATATCAGCAGAGCATAGCATGGATTTTTCAGAACTAATAAACCTGGCCAGTATCGGAACCTTGCACGACCATTTGTTTCCCTCATAATGTGCTACTGCTGGACACATTTGAATCCCATACACAGGGGATGTCCTTGCGCTTGCGCTAAGAGAAACAAAATCGAAGAAGGTCGAGGCAGGGGAAACAAATGGCCATGCCATCCACCGAGACGAAACGCTCCGGCAGGCAGCTACGCGCTCTGCGCCTCCAGGAACGCGTTGAACTCCGCCCTGGCCCTCGCCAGGCGCGGCGTGATGCACGGCGACGTCGGgcacgacgccgacgccgccgccgccgtcgagaaCCCCACGTGCCGCTGAGACGACGTCGAGGGCCTGGACGAGTCCAGCCGCGACGACGCCGAGTTCTTCAGTATCCCCCTCGTCGCCGCGGgaggctcgccgccgtcgaacACGAACGCCATCTTGACCGGCGCCTCCGCGTCGTCGTCCGCGTTGGCGCAGCTGGTCTTGGCCACCTCCGTCGCGAGGcagtcggccggcggcggcggcggcgggctccacGACCCGCACTCGAACCGCTCCAGCGACGCCACCCTCGACGCGCTGCTGCGGCGAGGCCGCAATCCGGACGGCTGCCTCTGCACGCCCGACACGGCCctgccggcggcgaaggcgggcTTCTTCCTGGAGAAGCCCGGGAT comes from Panicum virgatum strain AP13 chromosome 4K, P.virgatum_v5, whole genome shotgun sequence and encodes:
- the LOC120703738 gene encoding uncharacterized protein LOC120703738, whose protein sequence is MEQWLPLFRHLLSCPVANADAFSSLPASGDCPSSPPPAAALLRLLLSPAPPLPASPSDPTASILFQTLPPFLQSQALSFLASSSSSSSSGLLDPHLLRALAARVLSAPPDLYGFWARRGARHLLDGLPEGEGVPGVAAEEFVDGFHELPPWLKEAATRSRPVLPWLPFECRSVLGSGTCGGGGGGGGLDGIGLETLVLEQDEDVEMQEAGCVLLPQAPPLADSTVQRALAVQKEIVTLESVLVAQRVVKDLQELCVESRNAAAVLSLVQPWEADDDTLRVLLTNLVLPEDGVQGGGPALVLCSVFLPQLLELQRPPSSVLSAALDLCKRHPAAALEAVLFPLVLRKGGLNVPQCDVLTRIVKECMHPLHVAAFCHRLLSGEEQERKPVCMSQHYENVGTHLVWTESLFALFYSILSQDICLTPSTVGELISVIDERASEFSRSLKFGNFMLCLVSKCWHQCKNQRVLLERAAERTNTFLTKAILAKLRPAS
- the LOC120703739 gene encoding 1-aminocyclopropane-1-carboxylate oxidase 1-like: MEIPVITMDQLYGEKRSETLSLLHNACAQWGFFWLENYGVNEDLMNKMKGLVNKHYEQDMEKNFFSSEMAKIRGYEKGSSNVDWECSFMYHHQPKSNSHNIPKLLRTTVVEYAAEVIKLAEQLAAAMSENLGLDKDYIEKAFSKPSVGIKVAKYPKCSHPELVMGLREHTDAGGIILLLQDELVPGLEFLKDGKWIPVPPTEGNRIFVNLGDQIEVITNGIYKSICHRVLPNKNGSRLSIATFYNPGADAIICPAPKLTYPSQYRFEDYLNFYSTTKFSDKVSRFQTTKEILK